The Pseudomonas oryzicola genomic sequence CACATGGAGGCGCGGGCCGAGGTGGTGGTGGAATCGGGCTGGCGCGAATTCCTGCGCGGTGTCTTCCTGGCCATGTCGTCGCCCAGCGCCATCTTGTGGTTTGCCGCGGTGGGGGGCGTGCTGATCTCCCGTTCCGGCGGCGGCAGCCTGCTGGAGGTCGGGTTGTTCCTCGGCGGTTTCTTCGCGGCTGGGCTGGTGTGGTGCGTTGGCTTGTGTGGCATTGCCAGCCATGGCGGGCGCTTGCTGGGTGACCGGTTGCTGACCTGGTCGTATCTGCTGTCGGCGGCAATCTTCTGCTATTTTGCAGCGTACGTGATCGTGTCGGGGTATCGGGAGTTCGTTTGAGCAGGTCGGCCCATTGCCGCTCCGCCAGAAATATTTCCAGGCCTTGTCGATTGCCCCGTCCTCGGATCGACCATAGGTGAAGGCACGCTGCCGGCGTTGCCGCCACCCATGACCTGTCGGAGGAACCCCCGATGAGCAGCACAGCCGAAACCGAGATCCACCAACTGATCGCGCGCTGGATGCAGGCCGTACGCGACCGCGACATCCCCAGCATCATCGCTCCTTATGCCGACGACATCGTAGCCTTCGATGCCATCCAGGCCCTGCAATTCAAAGGCAAGGCCAATTACC encodes the following:
- a CDS encoding LysE family translocator, with product MPFSNGFLLSLSLCLDIGIANIAMITLAMQRGFLQGFWLGLGTCVGDLLYAIAALAGMTVLLQFESVRWALWLGGSVLLVWFALKMLLAAWRGGHMEARAEVVVESGWREFLRGVFLAMSSPSAILWFAAVGGVLISRSGGGSLLEVGLFLGGFFAAGLVWCVGLCGIASHGGRLLGDRLLTWSYLLSAAIFCYFAAYVIVSGYREFV